The sequence below is a genomic window from Desulfomicrobium macestii.
AGGTGAACCGGCTGTTCGCCAAGACCAGGCTGGATTCCCGGTCGGGCGGAATCGGCGTGCGCAACTGCTTCCAGCGGCTGGAACAGATCTTCGGCCCGTCCTATCTCCCGCAGGTCGTCAGTGCGCCCGGCCAGGGCACCTGCATCGACTTCATGCTGCCCATGCCGGCCCGGGTCTAGCTCCCGTTTCTTCATCGGCGCCGACAATTCCGATCACGAACAAGACGTTTCGGCTCTCCTGGCGAACGCTTCAGGCGCTGAAAAAGACATTTTAAACGAGACTTCTTGTCCCCTTGCATCCTGTTGGCCTAAAGCGCGTCATATCCGCCGAGTTCGACCCGGCAAACCATCCCGGTCATGGCAGCATGACCGAAAGTTGATTTGAAGAGATCTGGCGCAACCAACTTTTTTCCAAGGAGGGACACTTGTTTTACTTCTTCTTCGCCGTCGCGGCGCTTATCACCGGCTATTTCGTTTACGGCAAGATCGTCGAATCCAGTTTCGGCGTCGACAGCTGCAAGGCCACCCCGGCCTGCCGACTCGCGGACGGAGTCGACTATGTCAAAATGAACCCAAAAACCATCTACATGGTGCAGCTCCTGAACATCGCGGGACTCGGGCCCATTTTCGGCCCCATACTTGGCGCCCTCTACGGCCCGGCCGCACTGGTCTGGATCGTGCTCGGCAGCATCTTCGCAGGCGCGGTGCACGACTACTTCTCCGGCATGATGTCCGTACGCTATGACGGCAAATCCATCCCCGACGCCGTGGGTCACAACCTCGGCAACTTCGCCAAACAGTTCATGAACGTCTTCTCCGTCATCCTGCTGCTCCTGGTCGGCGTGGTCTTCATCCTCGGACCGGCCAAGCTGCTGGCGGTCAAAATCGGCTTCAACCTGGACAAAAACGTGGCCGTCGTGGTCTGGACCGGCATCATCTTCGCCTACTACTTCCTGGCCACCATCCTGCCCGTGGACAAGATCATCGGCCGTCTCTATCCGCTCTTCACCGCCTGCCTGCTGATCATGGCCTTCGGCCTCTCGGCCATGCTCATCGTGGACGGCTACACCTTCTTCCCCAACGGCGTGGGCCTGGCCAACGTGCATCCCAAGGGCCTGCCCATCTGGCCGCTGATGTTCATCACCATCGCCTGCGGAGCCATCTCCGGTTTCCATGCCACGCAGTCGCCCATGATGGCCCGCTGCATCCCCGATGAAAAATGCGGCCGCCCCATCTTCTACGGCGCCATGATCGGCGAGGGCATCATCGCTCTGGTCTGGGCCACCCTGGGCATGACCTTCTACCAGACCCCCGAAGCCCTGCAGGCCACCCTGGCCAGCGGCGGCCCCGCAGCAGTGGTCGACCAGGTCGCCACCACGCTGATGGGACCCATCGGCGGTTTCCTGGCCATCATCGGCGTCATCATCCTGCCCATCTCCTCCGGTGACACGGCCTTCCGCGCCGCGCGCCTGATCATCGCCGACTTCAGCAAGGTCGAGCAGAAGTCCGTCATCAAGCGCCTCATGATCGCCGTGCCGCTGTTCGTGATCGGCTTCATCATCACCAAGACGGAATTCAACGTCATCTGGCGCTACTTCGGCTTCGCCAACCAGACCCTCGCCACCATCGTGCTCTGGGCCTCGGCCATGTACCTGGTCCGTCACGGCAAGGCACACTGGATCGCCAGCGTCCCCGCGACCTTCATGACAGCGGTCTGCTCCACCTACCTCTGCGTGGCCCCGGAATTTCCGCTGCACCTGAGCTCCGACTACGGCTATCCCATCGGCATCGCCGTGGCCGCGGCCTGCTTCGTCTGGTTCATGCTCGCGGCGCGCAACACGCCCATTGAAGAAAACCCCGTCGACTCACCCGGAGTCATCGGCTGACCTGATCAAGCATAAGACATGAAAAAAGGGAGCTCACGGCTCCCTTTTTTCATTCTTCTCCAAAGACCAACCGAGCCAAAAGCCTTCGCCAGACTTGAACCTGTCTCCCGGTCGCCCTCCAGGACATCCTTCCAGACAGGCCTCGAACATCCAGCGCCAGAACTTCCACACTTTGTCCACATCCGCATCTGTCATGCGAGAAATGGATAGTTCCTGCTTTTATTGACATCATTCGCATAAAGAATGTAACAAAAAAATTTACATCTGCTTTTTTATTGATCCGCTAGCTACACTTCCCTTAAAAAAACATCTCGAATTCATCGACATGATAAAACGTCAATCAGCTTTCCAGACATTTCACTGGATATGAAGTTACAACAGCAAATACTGATTAAAATCATTCA
It includes:
- a CDS encoding carbon starvation CstA family protein; the protein is MFYFFFAVAALITGYFVYGKIVESSFGVDSCKATPACRLADGVDYVKMNPKTIYMVQLLNIAGLGPIFGPILGALYGPAALVWIVLGSIFAGAVHDYFSGMMSVRYDGKSIPDAVGHNLGNFAKQFMNVFSVILLLLVGVVFILGPAKLLAVKIGFNLDKNVAVVVWTGIIFAYYFLATILPVDKIIGRLYPLFTACLLIMAFGLSAMLIVDGYTFFPNGVGLANVHPKGLPIWPLMFITIACGAISGFHATQSPMMARCIPDEKCGRPIFYGAMIGEGIIALVWATLGMTFYQTPEALQATLASGGPAAVVDQVATTLMGPIGGFLAIIGVIILPISSGDTAFRAARLIIADFSKVEQKSVIKRLMIAVPLFVIGFIITKTEFNVIWRYFGFANQTLATIVLWASAMYLVRHGKAHWIASVPATFMTAVCSTYLCVAPEFPLHLSSDYGYPIGIAVAAACFVWFMLAARNTPIEENPVDSPGVIG